From the Salinimicrobium tongyeongense genome, one window contains:
- a CDS encoding DUF2795 domain-containing protein: MYWTLELASYLSDAPWPATKDELIDYAIRTGAPLEVVENLQAIEDEGDSYDSIEEIWPDYPTDEDYLWNEDEY; the protein is encoded by the coding sequence ATGTATTGGACATTAGAATTAGCATCCTATCTTAGCGATGCACCATGGCCCGCCACAAAAGATGAGTTAATTGATTACGCCATCAGGACGGGTGCTCCCCTGGAGGTGGTCGAAAACCTGCAGGCGATTGAAGATGAAGGGGATTCCTATGATTCAATAGAGGAAATCTGGCCAGATTACCCTACAGATGAGGACTACCTCTGGAATGAAGATGAATATTAA
- a CDS encoding cob(I)yrinic acid a,c-diamide adenosyltransferase, translating into MKIYTKTGDKGTTALFGGTRVPKHHIRIDSYGTVDELNSHLGLMRDQQVDEHSREIIIKIQDRLFTLGAILATDPEKAVLKNGKERLNIPRISSEDIELLEQEIDKMNEELPPMTHFILPGGHQTVSVCHVARCVCRRAERLATALYEIEPFEEQVLQYLNRLSDYLFVLARKLSHDLQVKEIKWIPQKES; encoded by the coding sequence ATGAAGATTTATACCAAAACAGGCGACAAGGGAACCACTGCGTTATTTGGCGGCACCCGGGTCCCAAAACACCATATTCGCATTGACAGTTACGGCACCGTAGATGAGCTCAACTCTCACCTGGGCCTTATGCGAGACCAGCAGGTAGATGAACACAGCCGCGAGATCATTATTAAGATACAAGACCGTTTGTTCACTCTTGGGGCCATACTTGCCACCGATCCTGAAAAAGCGGTGCTCAAAAATGGCAAAGAACGCCTTAATATTCCGCGAATTTCTTCGGAAGATATCGAGCTCCTGGAGCAGGAAATTGATAAGATGAACGAAGAATTGCCGCCCATGACACACTTTATACTTCCGGGCGGACACCAAACCGTGTCAGTTTGTCACGTAGCCCGCTGTGTGTGCCGCAGGGCCGAGCGTTTGGCCACAGCTCTCTATGAAATTGAACCTTTTGAGGAGCAGGTGCTGCAGTATCTCAACCGCCTAAGTGACTACCTTTTTGTGCTGGCACGAAAGTTGTCTCATGATTTACAGGTGAAAGAAATCAAATGGATCCCACAGAAGGAATCCTAA
- a CDS encoding ABC transporter ATP-binding protein, protein MSSVIKIRQITRDFHLGQEIVKVLKGIDLDIVKGEYVAFMGPSGSGKSTLMNILGCLDTPTSGQYILNGKDVSQMSDDELAEIRNKEIGFVFQTFNLLPRTSALENVALPMIYAGATKSQRKERAEKVLADVGLADRMDHKPNQLSGGQRQRVAVGRALVNKPSIILADEPTGNLDSKTSVEIMSLFDEIHAAGNTVILVTHEEDIARHAHRVIRLRDGMIESDERKEVLSV, encoded by the coding sequence ATGAGCAGCGTAATCAAGATCAGGCAAATTACCCGGGATTTTCACCTGGGTCAGGAAATTGTAAAAGTCCTTAAAGGTATCGACCTCGATATTGTCAAAGGAGAATATGTAGCCTTTATGGGGCCTTCAGGTTCGGGAAAATCAACCCTGATGAACATCCTGGGTTGCCTTGACACTCCTACTTCGGGCCAGTATATCCTTAACGGAAAGGACGTGAGCCAGATGAGTGACGACGAACTCGCCGAGATAAGGAATAAGGAGATTGGTTTTGTTTTCCAGACCTTTAACCTCCTGCCGCGCACCAGTGCCCTTGAAAATGTGGCACTCCCAATGATATACGCCGGAGCTACTAAAAGTCAGCGAAAAGAACGCGCCGAAAAAGTTCTTGCAGATGTTGGCCTGGCCGACCGGATGGATCACAAGCCAAACCAGCTTTCGGGAGGGCAGAGGCAAAGGGTTGCTGTGGGACGCGCGCTCGTCAACAAACCTTCCATCATTCTTGCCGATGAGCCTACCGGGAACCTTGATTCCAAAACCTCTGTCGAGATCATGAGCCTTTTTGATGAAATTCATGCCGCAGGCAACACCGTAATTCTGGTAACCCACGAAGAAGATATTGCCCGGCACGCCCATCGCGTTATACGCCTTCGCGACGGAATGATTGAAAGCGACGAACGGAAAGAAGTTCTTAGTGTTTAA
- a CDS encoding O-methyltransferase: MHSPFVYGLVTRCFYDRKKYAAYALLKKHRNSLQKNTRTIHITDFGAGSRVFKTSAREVSKMAKNTGISPKRARLLNRLVRYLKADTALELGTSLGLGTAAMAAGNKVKIITIEGCAETAAIAKEKFEEFGLNNIQLKIGRFEENPVVRGQWTEERPKHQAPNPNASHTKYPQTVGADPQSVIHQPTTEIRQLSTQQQPQTTNHKQQTSNSELRTPNYDLIYIDGNHQKEATLSYFKKLLPTVHNDSVMIFDDIHWSKGMEEAWEEIKAHPKVKVSIDTFQWGLVFFRREQEKEHFVIRV, translated from the coding sequence GTGCATTCGCCGTTTGTATACGGCCTTGTGACCAGGTGTTTCTATGACAGGAAGAAATATGCAGCTTATGCCCTTCTGAAAAAACACCGAAACTCCCTGCAGAAAAATACAAGAACAATTCATATTACAGATTTTGGTGCCGGAAGCAGGGTATTTAAAACCAGCGCACGTGAAGTGTCAAAAATGGCAAAAAATACAGGCATTTCCCCCAAACGCGCCCGACTCCTTAATAGGTTGGTGAGGTATTTAAAAGCAGATACGGCACTTGAGCTGGGCACTTCCCTCGGCCTGGGTACAGCAGCTATGGCAGCAGGAAATAAGGTCAAGATCATCACTATTGAAGGATGCGCTGAAACAGCTGCGATAGCAAAGGAGAAATTTGAGGAATTTGGATTAAACAATATTCAGCTGAAGATTGGGAGATTTGAAGAAAATCCAGTGGTCCGTGGGCAGTGGACGGAGGAAAGGCCCAAGCACCAAGCACCAAATCCCAATGCTTCCCACACCAAATATCCCCAAACAGTTGGCGCGGATCCGCAATCCGTGATCCATCAACCGACAACTGAGATCCGACAACTGTCAACCCAACAACAACCACAAACCACAAACCACAAACAACAAACCTCTAACTCCGAACTCCGAACTCCAAACTACGATCTGATTTATATCGACGGCAATCACCAAAAAGAAGCCACTCTTTCTTATTTTAAAAAGTTACTTCCCACAGTTCATAATGATAGCGTCATGATTTTCGACGACATCCACTGGTCAAAAGGCATGGAAGAAGCCTGGGAAGAGATAAAAGCCCATCCAAAAGTGAAGGTTTCTATAGACACTTTTCAATGGGGACTGGTTTTTTTCAGAAGGGAACAGGAGAAGGAACATTTCGTAATTCGGGTATGA
- a CDS encoding IS3 family transposase, whose protein sequence is MNQFYEGIGISKQAVHQYARRQRIFDHRLMELMSEADDIRRDHPGCGVEKMYYTLKPDFIGRDRFVETFMQLGYRLKRKKNYRRTTIAGNIYYPNKIKGIKINAPSVVWQSDITYYRVGDKFYYAVFIIDVYTKKIVGYEVSDHMRGTANLKALKMALKQNKAPKIHHSDRGSQYTYKSYTELLQSNTTTISMALSAQDNAYAERINRTIKEEYLDHWKPQSFSQLKNQVNKAVKNYNTKRSHDHLEKRNPEEFISYWSTLKTEERPIITIFDNEN, encoded by the coding sequence ATGAATCAATTCTATGAAGGCATTGGGATCAGTAAACAAGCTGTCCATCAATATGCTAGAAGACAAAGAATTTTTGATCATCGTTTGATGGAATTAATGTCTGAAGCTGATGATATTCGTAGAGATCATCCTGGTTGTGGGGTGGAAAAAATGTACTATACTTTAAAGCCTGATTTTATTGGGAGAGATCGTTTTGTAGAGACTTTTATGCAATTAGGTTATCGTCTCAAAAGAAAGAAGAATTATAGACGCACAACCATTGCCGGTAATATCTACTATCCGAATAAAATTAAAGGAATAAAGATCAATGCACCTTCGGTAGTATGGCAAAGCGATATTACTTACTATCGGGTAGGAGACAAATTTTATTATGCAGTATTTATAATTGATGTTTACACCAAGAAAATAGTCGGTTATGAAGTCTCTGATCATATGAGAGGGACAGCAAATTTAAAAGCTTTGAAGATGGCTTTAAAACAAAACAAAGCTCCTAAGATCCATCACTCAGATCGAGGAAGCCAGTATACGTACAAATCTTATACTGAACTCTTACAATCAAATACGACCACTATAAGTATGGCCTTAAGTGCTCAGGACAATGCATATGCCGAGAGGATCAATAGAACAATAAAAGAGGAGTATCTGGATCACTGGAAGCCACAATCCTTTAGCCAACTCAAGAACCAGGTGAACAAAGCAGTAAAAAATTATAACACCAAAAGATCCCATGATCATTTAGAGAAAAGAAACCCTGAAGAGTTCATTAGTTATTGGTCAACCCTCAAAACAGAAGAAAGACCAATTATTACTATTTTTGATAATGAAAATTAA
- a CDS encoding transposase → MKSNIRLLSKHRKFSDEFKRQIVNDYESGRYSVFQLSKLHGMSRSMIYNWIHKFSTFNEKGYRVVEMKDSSSKKMQELEAKNKELEAALGRKQIQLDYLEKMIELAKSELDIDIKKNYSTPQSTGSGKTKKK, encoded by the coding sequence ATGAAGTCAAATATTCGATTGCTCAGTAAACATCGGAAATTCTCCGATGAGTTCAAAAGACAAATTGTGAATGATTATGAAAGTGGCAGGTACAGTGTATTTCAACTGTCTAAGCTTCACGGAATGTCACGGTCTATGATCTATAACTGGATTCATAAATTTTCTACCTTTAACGAGAAAGGTTATAGAGTTGTAGAAATGAAAGACAGTAGCAGTAAAAAGATGCAAGAGCTGGAGGCCAAAAACAAGGAACTGGAAGCAGCTTTAGGGCGTAAACAGATACAGTTGGATTATTTAGAAAAGATGATCGAACTGGCTAAGTCAGAACTCGATATCGACATTAAAAAAAACTACAGCACCCCACAATCAACTGGTTCAGGAAAAACAAAGAAAAAGTGA
- a CDS encoding ABC-F family ATP-binding cassette domain-containing protein, translating to MNYLSVENVAKAYGERELFSNLSFGINEGDKVGFVAKNGTGKTSLLNILSGDDTPDAGNVVYRKDITVAFLPQEPNLDPKLSIEQTIFASDNEILKVIERYEKALENPEDSDAYQKAFEQMDAHQAWDFETTYKQILFKLKLEDLHALVGSLSGGQKKRLALASMILNKPDLIIMDEPTNHLDLDMIEWLEEFFRKENFTIFMVTHDRYFLERVCNEIVELEDGNLYTYKGNYSYYLSKKNERIALEQTNTDKAKQLFKKELDWMRRQPKARTTKSKSRIDDFYEIKDRASKRRNDHQVQLEINMERLGNKIVEFHNVSKSFGDLQLLEKFDYNFQPGDRLGIIGKNGTGKSTFLNILTGSIPPDSGKITIGETIRFGYYTQRGIEVKEGQKVIDVIREFGDFIPLKKGRQISAQQLLERFLFDRKKQYDYVEKLSGGEKKRLYLCTVLIQNPNFLILDEPTNDLDIVTLNVLENFLLDFPGCLVVVSHDRYFMDKIVDHLFVFKGQAEIEDFPGNYTDYREYEASSISEPSEKPEAPSDKKAWKKESSTSAGLTYNEQKEYNKLEKEIHNLEKKKEEVQQKFLKDLSPDEITKTSVELSKIENEIEQKTERWFELGDKAAG from the coding sequence GTGAATTATTTATCTGTAGAAAATGTAGCCAAGGCTTACGGGGAAAGAGAACTTTTTTCAAATCTTTCCTTCGGAATCAATGAAGGAGACAAGGTGGGTTTTGTAGCCAAGAACGGCACCGGAAAAACTTCCCTTCTAAATATTCTTTCGGGCGACGATACTCCCGATGCAGGCAATGTGGTGTATCGCAAAGACATCACTGTTGCTTTCCTTCCGCAGGAACCTAATCTTGACCCAAAACTCAGCATAGAACAAACCATTTTTGCTTCAGATAATGAGATCCTCAAGGTCATTGAACGCTACGAAAAAGCTCTCGAAAATCCTGAAGATTCCGATGCCTATCAAAAGGCTTTTGAACAGATGGATGCACACCAGGCCTGGGATTTTGAAACTACCTATAAACAGATCCTTTTTAAACTGAAGCTCGAAGATCTTCATGCCCTGGTAGGAAGTCTTAGCGGCGGACAAAAAAAACGCCTCGCCCTGGCATCGATGATCCTCAACAAACCCGACCTTATCATCATGGATGAACCTACCAACCACCTCGACCTCGATATGATCGAGTGGCTGGAGGAATTCTTCCGCAAAGAGAACTTCACCATTTTTATGGTTACTCACGACCGTTATTTCCTGGAACGTGTATGCAATGAAATCGTGGAGCTCGAGGACGGGAACCTTTACACATATAAAGGAAACTACTCCTACTACCTAAGCAAGAAGAATGAACGCATTGCTCTGGAGCAAACCAATACCGATAAGGCCAAACAGCTTTTTAAGAAGGAACTGGACTGGATGCGCCGGCAACCCAAAGCCCGCACCACCAAATCAAAATCGCGTATAGACGATTTTTATGAAATAAAAGACCGTGCCTCAAAACGCCGCAACGACCACCAGGTGCAACTGGAGATCAATATGGAACGGCTGGGAAATAAGATCGTCGAGTTCCATAATGTTTCCAAAAGTTTTGGCGATTTACAGCTGCTGGAAAAATTCGACTACAATTTTCAGCCGGGCGACAGGCTTGGCATTATCGGAAAAAACGGAACCGGAAAATCCACTTTTTTGAACATCCTCACCGGCAGCATTCCTCCAGATTCGGGTAAGATCACTATTGGAGAAACCATAAGGTTTGGATATTACACCCAACGCGGAATTGAAGTTAAAGAAGGACAGAAGGTGATTGATGTGATTAGGGAGTTTGGGGATTTTATTCCCCTGAAGAAAGGCCGGCAGATCTCTGCCCAGCAGCTGCTTGAGCGTTTCCTCTTTGACCGTAAGAAGCAGTACGATTACGTGGAAAAACTGAGTGGAGGAGAAAAGAAGAGGCTTTACCTGTGCACGGTATTAATTCAGAATCCCAATTTTCTTATCCTGGATGAGCCTACAAATGACCTGGATATCGTGACCCTCAACGTGCTGGAAAACTTCCTGCTCGATTTTCCCGGCTGTCTTGTGGTGGTTTCTCACGATCGCTATTTTATGGATAAGATCGTAGATCACCTCTTTGTTTTTAAAGGACAAGCTGAAATTGAGGATTTCCCCGGAAATTATACCGATTACCGGGAGTATGAGGCCAGTTCGATTTCTGAGCCTTCTGAAAAACCCGAAGCTCCTTCCGATAAAAAAGCATGGAAGAAAGAAAGCAGCACCAGCGCCGGACTCACTTATAACGAGCAGAAAGAATACAACAAACTGGAAAAAGAAATCCATAACCTGGAAAAGAAAAAAGAAGAAGTACAGCAAAAATTCCTTAAAGACTTAAGCCCCGATGAGATCACTAAAACTTCGGTAGAACTGAGTAAAATAGAAAACGAGATCGAGCAGAAAACCGAGCGGTGGTTTGAATTGGGAGATAAAGCCGCTGGCTAA
- a CDS encoding polysaccharide biosynthesis/export family protein: MSIRQLLVIVSVLFFVSSCVPTKRLMYLQEDAKETDSLISVERIQKPYRIQVNDLLSIRVKAIDQDVVGMFNPIGEQNPNATGEERLYYDGFLVDAHGNIRVPTLGEVNVLGFTVEEVREKIEKALLDKYFKEQANIFVTVKLAGIRYTTIGEIGSGSQVIYKEQVTIMEAIANAGDISEFGDRTDVVIVRQYPGGEKRHHIDLTSIDAMKSPYYYIQPNDLIIVNPLPQKALGLGTTGLEAFRTVTTILAFVTSTILLITR, translated from the coding sequence ATGAGTATCAGGCAATTACTTGTTATTGTTAGTGTTTTGTTTTTTGTTTCTTCCTGCGTGCCCACAAAACGCTTAATGTATCTGCAGGAAGATGCCAAAGAGACCGACAGTTTAATTTCTGTAGAAAGAATTCAGAAGCCTTACAGGATACAGGTAAATGACCTGCTGAGTATCAGGGTCAAGGCCATAGACCAGGACGTGGTGGGCATGTTCAATCCCATTGGAGAGCAAAACCCAAATGCCACGGGTGAAGAAAGGCTGTATTATGACGGATTTTTAGTGGATGCCCATGGAAATATCAGGGTTCCCACTTTGGGCGAAGTGAATGTACTTGGGTTTACGGTAGAGGAGGTGAGAGAGAAGATAGAAAAAGCCCTTTTAGACAAGTATTTCAAGGAGCAGGCAAACATTTTTGTCACGGTAAAACTGGCGGGAATACGGTATACCACCATTGGTGAGATAGGTTCGGGGAGCCAGGTAATTTATAAAGAGCAGGTGACCATTATGGAAGCTATTGCCAATGCCGGGGATATTTCTGAATTTGGCGACAGGACCGATGTGGTAATCGTGCGACAGTACCCGGGCGGGGAGAAAAGGCACCATATTGACCTTACCAGCATAGACGCGATGAAATCGCCGTATTACTATATTCAGCCCAACGACCTTATCATAGTGAATCCGCTTCCGCAGAAAGCCCTTGGCCTTGGTACTACCGGCCTTGAAGCTTTTCGCACCGTTACAACGATCCTGGCGTTTGTAACTTCAACAATATTATTAATTACCCGGTGA